From a region of the Corallococcus coralloides DSM 2259 genome:
- a CDS encoding sensor histidine kinase → MTLRAKVGRLAVMTRRRGTLRQAFERLGPGPGAKLRCAVETPCADNRLLEETVRERTAALEAANAKLSSSLEQLHATQTQLLFADRLIALGRIAAGVGHEINNPLAFILSNLEYIHQELQQKERLSEQDRQEILEALAETRDGAERIRLIVRDLQTLSRAEDVGSGPAELAAVVRTAAKMAMHELRHRARLVVECEGVPPVQGNGSRLGQVFLNLLLNAAQSISPGNAEGNEVRVVARPGEPGHVLVEVRDTGCGIAPEHRERIFDPFFTTKPLGVGTGLGLAVCHGIVTSLGGTLTMESTPGRGSVFRVILPVAGAFVQAQRSQADWT, encoded by the coding sequence ATGACGTTACGAGCGAAGGTCGGGCGGTTGGCGGTGATGACGCGGCGGCGGGGCACGCTCCGCCAGGCCTTCGAGCGCCTGGGCCCCGGCCCCGGCGCCAAGCTCCGGTGCGCCGTGGAGACGCCCTGCGCGGACAACCGGCTGCTGGAGGAGACGGTGCGCGAGCGCACCGCGGCGCTGGAGGCCGCCAACGCGAAGCTGTCCAGCAGCCTGGAGCAGCTGCACGCGACGCAGACCCAGCTGCTCTTCGCGGATCGGCTCATCGCGCTGGGGCGCATCGCGGCGGGCGTGGGCCATGAAATCAACAACCCGCTGGCCTTCATCCTGAGCAACCTGGAGTACATCCACCAGGAGCTGCAGCAGAAGGAGCGCCTGTCGGAGCAGGACCGGCAGGAGATATTGGAAGCGCTGGCGGAGACGCGCGACGGCGCGGAGCGCATCCGGCTCATCGTGCGCGACCTGCAGACGCTGTCGCGCGCGGAGGACGTGGGCAGCGGGCCCGCGGAGCTGGCCGCGGTGGTGCGCACGGCGGCGAAGATGGCCATGCACGAACTGCGGCACCGCGCGCGGCTGGTGGTGGAGTGCGAAGGCGTGCCGCCGGTGCAGGGCAACGGCTCGCGGTTGGGACAGGTGTTCTTGAACCTGTTGCTCAACGCGGCGCAGTCCATCTCCCCGGGGAACGCGGAGGGCAACGAGGTGCGCGTGGTGGCGCGCCCCGGAGAGCCCGGCCACGTGCTGGTGGAGGTGCGGGACACCGGCTGCGGCATCGCGCCCGAGCACCGTGAGCGCATCTTCGACCCCTTCTTCACCACCAAGCCGCTGGGCGTGGGCACGGGGCTGGGGCTCGCGGTGTGCCATGGCATCGTCACGTCGCTGGGCGGCACGCTGACGATGGAGAGCACGCCCGGCCGGGGCAGCGTCTTCCGCGTGATCCTGCCGGTGGCGGGCGCCTTCGTGCAGGCGCAGCGCTCGCAGGCCGACTGGACCTGA
- a CDS encoding sterol desaturase family protein, producing the protein MLMLLPDNPSLPMLFLLVLFISGTLKLLTVAGGWLAWRTRLAERFRVYRRELSKGQLRSEALAAAGVVLTDAVLIWTFRSFTGPLTAPASLSTALWSYAWMFVGFEVWFYVTHRLLHLPRFYRFHAQHHVAQVTEPLTALSFSVMERVVLLGGGLSLHFAATHLMPGSQAGVLAYMLTNYVLNAFGHGNTEWLPKRFVTSWVGRVLFTPTFHALHHARYQGHYGLFTVVLDRWLGTAFADYPQVHARARDGEGLTRIGERLAVAPPAPSLPVEPGARQAV; encoded by the coding sequence ATGCTGATGCTGCTGCCCGACAATCCGTCACTGCCGATGCTGTTCCTGCTCGTCCTGTTCATCTCCGGGACCCTCAAGCTGCTGACGGTGGCGGGCGGCTGGCTGGCGTGGCGCACGCGGCTGGCGGAGCGCTTCCGGGTGTACCGGCGGGAGCTGTCGAAGGGGCAGCTGCGCAGCGAGGCGCTGGCGGCGGCGGGCGTGGTGCTGACGGACGCGGTGCTCATCTGGACCTTCCGGTCCTTCACCGGGCCGCTGACGGCGCCGGCCAGCCTGTCCACGGCGCTGTGGTCGTACGCGTGGATGTTCGTGGGCTTCGAGGTGTGGTTCTACGTGACGCACCGGCTGCTGCACCTGCCGCGCTTCTACCGCTTCCACGCGCAGCACCACGTGGCGCAGGTGACGGAGCCGCTCACCGCGCTGTCGTTCTCCGTGATGGAGCGGGTGGTGCTGCTGGGCGGCGGGCTCAGCCTGCACTTCGCGGCCACGCACCTGATGCCGGGCTCGCAGGCCGGTGTCCTGGCCTACATGCTGACCAACTACGTCCTCAACGCGTTCGGGCACGGCAACACGGAGTGGCTGCCGAAGCGCTTCGTGACGTCCTGGGTGGGCCGCGTCCTCTTCACCCCCACGTTCCACGCGCTGCACCACGCCCGCTATCAGGGGCACTACGGCCTGTTCACCGTGGTGCTGGACCGGTGGCTGGGCACCGCGTTCGCCGACTATCCGCAGGTGCATGCGCGCGCCCGTGATGGCGAGGGCCTGACCCGCATCGGGGAGCGGCTGGCGGTCGCGCCCCCAGCCCCGTCCCTCCCCGTGGAGCCCGGGGCGCGCCAGGCGGTTTGA
- a CDS encoding TetR/AcrR family transcriptional regulator produces the protein MASKRPQGRAPARRTSAPRRPAKPAAPRKRRTPEEAREAILLAAEPLLVEQGPDRVGLQAVAKAAGVSHALVTHYFGTYEALVREVLLRRNELLAASFREHLLSADTPPDAGALLERFFTVVQQGQHSRLMAWALLTGRAEHMPFVRAQGLRLLADALEFQAGRVAQAQGTPPPSRDTVDMTLLVALCASQWFLLAREVLLPVMGHPADAASDARFREVLGGMLQRSLGVKPPGGG, from the coding sequence ATGGCATCCAAGCGTCCCCAGGGCCGCGCTCCGGCCCGGCGCACCTCCGCTCCCCGTCGTCCCGCGAAGCCCGCCGCGCCCCGGAAGCGGCGCACCCCGGAGGAGGCGCGCGAGGCCATCCTCCTGGCCGCCGAGCCGCTGCTCGTGGAGCAGGGGCCGGACCGGGTGGGGCTGCAGGCGGTGGCGAAAGCGGCGGGGGTGAGCCATGCGCTCGTCACGCACTACTTCGGCACCTACGAGGCCCTGGTGCGCGAGGTGCTCCTGCGCCGCAACGAGCTTTTGGCCGCGTCCTTCCGGGAGCACCTGCTCTCGGCGGACACGCCGCCCGACGCCGGAGCGCTGCTCGAGCGCTTCTTCACCGTGGTCCAGCAGGGGCAGCACAGCCGGCTGATGGCCTGGGCGCTGCTCACCGGCCGCGCCGAGCACATGCCGTTCGTGCGCGCGCAGGGCCTGCGGCTGTTGGCGGACGCGCTGGAGTTCCAGGCAGGCCGCGTGGCGCAGGCGCAGGGCACGCCGCCGCCCTCGCGCGACACGGTGGACATGACGCTGCTGGTGGCGCTGTGCGCGTCACAGTGGTTCCTGCTCGCGCGGGAGGTGCTGCTGCCCGTGATGGGCCACCCGGCGGACGCCGCGTCGGACGCGCGGTTCCGCGAGGTGCTCGGCGGGATGCTCCAGCGGTCGCTCGGGGTGAAGCCGCCCGGCGGAGGCTGA
- a CDS encoding serine/threonine-protein kinase: protein MAVDSESTFRIQARANANATDKGHDTPPRPERGPGTLAGEYVLKSMLAAGGHGSVYEAEHRILGRHAAVKVLHSHLADQGEMLQRFVREARVVNQIHHPNIVDVYDFGLMPDGSPYYVMELLSGRTLSQVVQERGRLSASRALAYLEPICGALEAAHRAGVVHRDLKSSNILVVEEGEKPRLKLLDFGIAKLIQQEPGQEGLTTAGQRLGTAHAMAPEQFRGGSIGPPTDVYALGVLLYQLLTGRYPFQSDDRLELERMHLEAPPPRPSVKAPVSPAVDAVVLRCLDKDATRRYPSVNAFLTALREATEEPNQVESQTRLVLAVNAEVVLPDTDMDDDTTYAALANVMDTLEQGLRAESFTLALQTGTALLGVRPLAAGTTPAQALQPLRKLQAEAQRLAEAVHARVHLCLHHGEAETRGDSGEAEVVGGPVTHVATWNVRDPGGFAITGPASQFLEGPPQQ, encoded by the coding sequence ATGGCGGTGGATTCCGAGAGCACCTTCCGCATCCAGGCGCGCGCGAACGCGAACGCCACGGACAAGGGGCACGACACGCCTCCCCGTCCCGAGCGCGGGCCGGGCACCCTGGCGGGTGAGTACGTCCTCAAGTCCATGCTGGCGGCCGGCGGCCACGGCAGCGTCTACGAGGCGGAGCACCGCATCCTGGGGCGGCACGCCGCGGTGAAGGTGCTGCACTCGCACCTGGCGGACCAGGGGGAGATGCTCCAGCGCTTCGTGCGCGAGGCGCGCGTCGTCAATCAGATCCACCACCCGAACATCGTGGACGTCTACGACTTCGGGCTGATGCCGGACGGCAGCCCCTACTACGTGATGGAGCTGCTCTCCGGGCGCACGCTGAGCCAGGTGGTGCAGGAGCGCGGGCGGCTGTCCGCGTCCCGCGCGCTGGCGTACCTGGAGCCCATCTGCGGCGCGCTGGAGGCGGCGCACCGCGCGGGCGTCGTGCACCGGGACCTGAAGTCCAGCAACATCCTCGTGGTGGAGGAGGGGGAGAAGCCCCGGCTGAAGCTGTTGGACTTCGGCATCGCGAAGCTCATCCAGCAGGAGCCCGGCCAGGAGGGGCTCACCACCGCGGGCCAGCGCCTGGGCACCGCGCACGCGATGGCGCCCGAGCAGTTTCGCGGCGGCAGCATCGGGCCGCCCACGGACGTGTACGCGCTGGGCGTGCTCCTGTACCAGCTGCTCACCGGCCGCTACCCCTTCCAGTCGGATGATCGCCTGGAGCTGGAGCGCATGCACCTGGAGGCCCCGCCTCCGCGCCCCAGCGTGAAGGCCCCGGTGTCCCCCGCGGTGGACGCGGTGGTGCTGCGGTGCCTGGACAAGGACGCCACCCGCCGCTACCCCAGCGTGAACGCCTTCCTCACCGCGCTGCGCGAAGCGACGGAAGAGCCCAACCAGGTGGAGAGCCAGACGCGGCTCGTGCTCGCCGTGAACGCGGAGGTGGTGCTCCCCGACACGGACATGGACGACGACACCACCTACGCCGCGCTCGCCAACGTCATGGACACGCTGGAGCAGGGCCTGCGCGCGGAGAGCTTCACCCTGGCGCTCCAGACGGGCACCGCGCTCCTGGGCGTGCGGCCCCTGGCCGCCGGCACCACGCCCGCCCAGGCACTCCAGCCCCTGAGGAAACTGCAAGCCGAGGCCCAGCGTCTGGCCGAAGCCGTCCACGCCCGCGTCCACCTCTGCCTCCATCATGGTGAGGCGGAGACACGCGGCGACTCCGGCGAGGCCGAGGTGGTAGGCGGCCCGGTCACGCATGTGGCAACCTGGAACGTAAGGGACCCCGGTGGCTTCGCCATCACCGGTCCCGCGTCCCAGTTCCTTGAAGGTCCTCCTCAGCAGTAG
- a CDS encoding PAS domain S-box protein, with amino-acid sequence MTLVDELTTCAGQSVTAPSSTGACLILISTTTPAAIGKAYRLEPGEHVIGRGSEAEVRIDDHGVSRKHARILRKSDGSCLVTDLESTNGTFLNGLPVSTAELQEGDRLQVGTVTVFRFSRREVLEQREEQLRQALSAARVGIWDWNAKTGQVTWSEHVDRLLGLAVGKLSGRAMDLEEVVHPADLPRLRAGLATALQQRSQVDVEYRIEPAGSGYRWISCKGDVLLDAAGQPARVTGTVMDITARKQAEQELHRQALIFESISDGVVITDLAGGVIDWNTSAERMFGRSRKEAMGQTLFSVLHPGEPDRLTGAVLTALEVHGRWSGELEFKRADGMACVCESVVVPLRDAEGRIIANIMVHRDLSERRQLQARLVVADRLASVGTLGAGVAHEINNPLAYMLVNLHLIREGLDKLEAQGAPSEPVASIQQLVRETTEGAERIATIVRDLKVFARGEQESRPMPVDVRRSVELACKMADNVIRHRARLVTEFEPVPAVEASEARLCQVFLNLLLNAAQAIPEDPSSVTEHEIRAIIRPGEPGKVVVEVRDTGVGMTPEVLGRIFDPFFTTKAVGVGTGLGLSICHGIVESMGGSIHAESTPGQGSTFRVVLRSAAHEVDLYPRLSATAPAGARARILVVDDEPNVTVALQRSLASEHEVSTANSAQAALRLVNEGGRFDLILCDVMMPGMTGMDLYFELGRSAPEQAGRMVFMTGGAFTPRTTSFLRDVPNLKLSKPLDLAQLRELVGRSAEASR; translated from the coding sequence ATGACGTTGGTGGACGAGCTCACGACCTGTGCGGGCCAGTCGGTGACGGCCCCGTCCTCGACCGGGGCGTGCCTCATCCTCATCAGCACCACGACACCGGCGGCCATTGGCAAGGCGTACCGGTTGGAGCCGGGCGAGCACGTCATCGGGCGTGGATCCGAAGCGGAGGTGCGCATCGATGATCACGGGGTGTCGCGCAAGCACGCGCGCATCCTGCGCAAGTCGGACGGCTCGTGCCTCGTGACGGACCTGGAGTCCACCAACGGCACGTTCCTCAACGGCCTGCCGGTGTCCACCGCGGAGCTGCAGGAGGGCGACCGGCTCCAGGTGGGCACGGTGACGGTGTTCCGCTTCTCCCGGCGCGAGGTGCTGGAGCAGCGCGAGGAGCAGCTCAGGCAAGCGCTGTCCGCCGCGCGCGTGGGCATCTGGGACTGGAACGCGAAGACGGGGCAGGTGACCTGGAGCGAGCACGTGGACCGGCTCCTGGGCCTGGCCGTGGGCAAGCTGTCCGGCCGCGCCATGGACCTGGAGGAGGTGGTGCACCCGGCGGATCTGCCCAGGCTGCGCGCGGGGCTGGCCACGGCGCTACAGCAGCGCTCGCAGGTGGACGTGGAGTACCGCATCGAGCCCGCGGGCAGCGGCTACCGCTGGATTTCGTGCAAGGGCGACGTGCTCTTGGACGCGGCGGGGCAGCCCGCGCGGGTGACGGGCACGGTGATGGACATCACCGCGCGCAAGCAGGCGGAGCAGGAGCTGCACCGCCAGGCGCTCATCTTCGAGAGCATCTCCGACGGCGTCGTCATCACGGACCTGGCGGGCGGGGTCATCGACTGGAACACCAGCGCGGAGCGCATGTTCGGCAGAAGCCGCAAGGAGGCCATGGGCCAGACGCTCTTCAGCGTGCTGCACCCGGGTGAGCCGGACCGGCTGACGGGCGCCGTCCTCACCGCGCTGGAGGTGCACGGGCGCTGGAGCGGGGAGCTGGAGTTCAAGCGCGCGGACGGCATGGCGTGCGTCTGCGAGTCCGTGGTGGTGCCGCTGCGCGACGCGGAAGGGCGCATCATCGCGAACATCATGGTGCACCGCGACCTGAGCGAGCGCCGGCAGCTCCAGGCGCGCCTGGTGGTGGCGGACCGGCTGGCCAGCGTGGGCACGCTGGGCGCGGGCGTGGCGCACGAAATCAACAACCCGCTGGCGTACATGCTGGTGAACCTGCACCTCATCCGCGAGGGGCTGGACAAGCTGGAGGCTCAAGGCGCCCCGTCCGAGCCGGTGGCCTCCATCCAGCAGCTGGTGCGCGAGACGACGGAGGGCGCGGAGCGCATCGCGACCATCGTGCGGGACCTGAAGGTCTTCGCGCGCGGCGAGCAGGAGTCGCGCCCCATGCCGGTGGACGTGCGCCGGTCGGTGGAGCTGGCGTGCAAGATGGCGGACAACGTCATCCGCCACCGCGCGCGGCTGGTGACGGAGTTCGAGCCGGTGCCCGCGGTGGAGGCGAGCGAAGCGCGGCTGTGTCAGGTGTTCCTGAACCTGCTGCTCAACGCGGCGCAGGCGATTCCGGAGGACCCTTCCTCCGTCACCGAGCATGAGATTCGCGCCATCATCCGTCCGGGCGAGCCGGGCAAGGTGGTGGTGGAGGTGCGCGACACCGGCGTGGGCATGACGCCGGAGGTGCTGGGGCGCATCTTCGATCCGTTCTTCACCACCAAGGCGGTGGGCGTGGGCACGGGGCTGGGGCTGTCCATCTGCCACGGCATCGTGGAGTCCATGGGCGGCTCCATCCACGCGGAGAGCACGCCGGGGCAGGGCAGCACGTTCCGCGTGGTGCTTCGCTCGGCGGCGCACGAGGTGGACCTCTACCCGCGGCTGTCGGCGACGGCGCCAGCGGGGGCGCGGGCGCGCATCCTGGTGGTGGATGACGAGCCCAACGTCACGGTGGCGCTGCAGCGCTCGCTGGCCTCGGAGCACGAGGTGTCCACCGCGAACAGCGCGCAGGCGGCGCTGCGGCTGGTGAACGAGGGCGGCCGCTTCGACCTCATCCTCTGCGACGTGATGATGCCGGGGATGACGGGCATGGACCTGTACTTCGAGCTGGGGCGCTCCGCGCCGGAGCAGGCGGGTCGGATGGTGTTCATGACGGGTGGAGCCTTCACGCCGCGCACGACGTCGTTCCTGCGGGACGTGCCGAACCTCAAGCTGAGCAAGCCGCTGGACCTGGCGCAGCTGCGCGAGCTGGTCGGCCGCTCGGCGGAGGCGTCTCGATGA
- a CDS encoding OPT/YSL family transporter, translating to MSASSGHPAAPPEVAAGPEAPVPVATAGMGLAGAPAPEGREWTARSLGMGLLIGALLAVTNLYMGMKTGWWDSGSITATVLGFSGLAAYGRKRGVPYTPLENNLTQTAASSVGAMPASAGLLGALPALAFLGMSVPGWGIAAWGVVLGVLGVLVAGLLRRRLVEQEALPFPTGIATAELISTLHAASPSEARGTPAGRGRTLVGAGVVAMVLTWMRDSRGWLPGMVALPGRVGGVGLDALTWGVGMSPMLLAVGMMTGLQLALSMLLGSGVAWGVLAPGLLGTGVVAGAGYEPLSAWLMWPGVGLMLGAAVVSLAAQARDFLGAAKDLRSVGASRGGLPRWSLGVAAVACVLAVVLGRVLFGLGVPSMLLALALLVPLCAVCARGAGQTDVSPVSQMGNLTQVVFGVVRPGELSPNVAAGSVVANASAQIGVSLWSLKAGHLLGASASRQLAAQLVGVAVGALVSVPAYLLLVDAYGLGTTALPVPAAAQFRAVAEVSVRGLAGLPPYAGWGALVGCAVGALLTLAAKGRAARWLPSPVAMGIGFLTPAYFAVTLCVGAGLAALARKWSPQATDAHVPALGSGALVGESLMGLLIAATTALSRSA from the coding sequence ATGAGCGCCTCCTCCGGTCACCCCGCCGCTCCTCCGGAGGTCGCGGCGGGGCCGGAGGCCCCCGTGCCCGTGGCGACAGCGGGGATGGGGCTCGCGGGCGCGCCGGCTCCAGAAGGCCGGGAGTGGACGGCCCGGTCGCTGGGGATGGGCCTGCTCATCGGCGCGCTGCTGGCCGTCACCAACCTCTACATGGGGATGAAGACGGGCTGGTGGGACTCGGGCTCCATCACCGCGACGGTGCTGGGGTTCAGTGGCCTGGCGGCCTATGGGCGCAAGCGGGGCGTGCCGTACACGCCGCTGGAGAACAACCTCACGCAGACGGCCGCGTCCTCGGTGGGCGCGATGCCCGCGTCGGCGGGGCTCCTGGGCGCGCTGCCGGCGCTGGCCTTCCTGGGCATGAGCGTGCCGGGCTGGGGCATCGCGGCCTGGGGCGTGGTGCTGGGGGTGCTGGGCGTGCTGGTGGCGGGGCTCCTGCGGCGGCGCCTGGTGGAGCAGGAAGCCCTGCCGTTCCCCACGGGCATCGCCACGGCGGAGCTCATCTCCACGCTGCACGCGGCCTCGCCCTCCGAGGCGCGGGGCACGCCCGCGGGCAGGGGCCGGACGCTGGTGGGCGCCGGCGTGGTGGCGATGGTGCTCACGTGGATGCGGGACTCGCGCGGGTGGCTGCCGGGGATGGTGGCGCTGCCGGGCCGCGTGGGCGGCGTCGGGCTGGATGCGCTGACGTGGGGCGTGGGGATGAGCCCCATGCTGCTGGCGGTGGGGATGATGACGGGCCTGCAGCTGGCGCTGAGCATGCTGCTGGGCTCGGGGGTGGCGTGGGGCGTGCTCGCGCCGGGACTCTTGGGCACGGGCGTGGTGGCGGGCGCGGGGTACGAGCCGCTGTCCGCGTGGCTGATGTGGCCCGGCGTGGGCTTGATGCTGGGCGCGGCGGTGGTGTCGCTGGCGGCGCAGGCGCGGGACTTCCTGGGCGCGGCGAAGGACCTGCGCTCGGTGGGCGCGAGCCGGGGCGGGCTGCCCCGCTGGAGCCTGGGCGTGGCGGCGGTGGCGTGCGTGCTGGCGGTGGTGCTGGGCCGGGTGCTGTTCGGGCTGGGTGTGCCGTCGATGCTGCTGGCGCTCGCGCTGCTGGTGCCGCTGTGCGCGGTGTGCGCGCGAGGCGCGGGGCAGACGGACGTGTCGCCGGTGAGCCAGATGGGGAACCTCACGCAGGTCGTCTTCGGCGTGGTGCGGCCCGGGGAGCTGTCGCCCAACGTGGCGGCGGGTTCGGTGGTGGCGAACGCGTCGGCGCAGATTGGCGTGAGCCTGTGGTCGTTGAAGGCAGGGCACCTGTTGGGGGCGTCGGCCTCGCGGCAGCTCGCCGCGCAGCTGGTGGGCGTGGCGGTGGGCGCGCTCGTATCGGTGCCAGCCTACCTGCTGCTGGTGGACGCGTACGGGCTGGGGACCACGGCGTTGCCGGTGCCCGCGGCGGCGCAGTTCCGGGCGGTGGCGGAGGTGTCCGTGCGAGGCCTGGCGGGTCTGCCTCCGTACGCGGGATGGGGTGCGCTGGTGGGCTGCGCGGTGGGGGCGCTCCTGACGCTGGCGGCGAAGGGCCGTGCGGCGCGGTGGCTGCCGTCGCCGGTGGCGATGGGCATCGGCTTCCTCACGCCCGCGTACTTCGCGGTGACGCTGTGCGTGGGTGCGGGGCTGGCGGCGCTCGCGCGGAAGTGGTCGCCCCAGGCCACGGATGCGCACGTGCCCGCGCTGGGCTCCGGTGCGCTGGTGGGCGAGTCGCTGATGGGGCTGCTCATCGCGGCGACGACGGCGCTCTCGCGGTCGGCGTAG